The following proteins come from a genomic window of Corallococcus sp. NCRR:
- a CDS encoding matrixin family metalloprotease, with translation MLKFRSVAMLAGVSLTLGACGGPESAQESEVKPTWEEFQANAYREPWEGGKIIVNGDEALESEEELKAYFHNVVEAQLGKSQDGLAVYYIGGDIKWSSTQKLNLTYCISNNFGTNKTKMVNAMASATAAWEATASVNFTYLSQYDASCTASQSGVLFDIRPVSGQSYVARAFFPNSSRSGRNVLVDSSAFGNLSPWTLTGILRHELGHTLGFRHEHTRSTASGCYEDSQWRALTSTYDRSSVMHYPQCNGTQTGDLVLTTLDKQGARALYP, from the coding sequence ATGCTCAAGTTCCGCTCTGTTGCGATGCTGGCTGGCGTGTCGCTGACGCTCGGCGCGTGCGGTGGCCCCGAGTCCGCGCAGGAGTCCGAGGTCAAGCCGACGTGGGAGGAGTTCCAGGCGAACGCCTACCGCGAGCCGTGGGAGGGCGGGAAGATCATCGTCAACGGTGACGAGGCCCTGGAGTCCGAGGAGGAGCTGAAGGCCTACTTCCACAACGTCGTCGAGGCGCAGCTGGGCAAGTCCCAGGACGGCCTGGCCGTGTACTACATCGGCGGCGACATCAAGTGGAGCAGCACGCAGAAGCTGAACCTCACGTACTGCATCAGCAACAACTTCGGCACCAACAAGACGAAGATGGTGAACGCGATGGCGAGCGCGACGGCGGCCTGGGAGGCCACCGCGAGCGTCAACTTCACCTACCTGTCCCAGTACGACGCGTCCTGCACCGCGTCCCAGTCGGGCGTGCTGTTCGACATCCGTCCGGTGTCGGGCCAGTCCTACGTGGCCCGCGCGTTCTTCCCGAACTCCAGCCGCTCTGGCCGCAACGTGCTGGTGGACAGCAGCGCCTTCGGCAACCTGTCGCCCTGGACCCTGACGGGCATCCTGCGCCACGAGCTGGGCCACACGCTGGGCTTCCGTCACGAGCACACCCGCTCCACGGCGAGCGGCTGCTACGAGGACAGCCAGTGGCGCGCGCTGACCTCCACCTACGACCGCTCCTCCGTCATGCACTACCCGCAGTGCAACGGCACCCAGACGGGCGACCTCGTGCTGACGACCCTGGACAAGCAGGGCGCCCGCGCGCTGTACCCGTGA
- a CDS encoding DUF5335 family protein, with protein sequence MAHINQEIPREQWASYLAGISKKDVTQWVRVESIDAETGDQPLADRLPLVDISLERKGSDSGAVQIIVGREDGRITHRILEPDHVYAELDSDTGALECLEIGERGGKTLIFFERPTEADEVSARF encoded by the coding sequence ATGGCACACATCAACCAGGAAATCCCCCGGGAGCAGTGGGCGAGCTACCTCGCCGGCATCAGCAAGAAGGACGTCACCCAGTGGGTGCGCGTGGAGTCCATCGACGCGGAGACGGGCGACCAGCCGCTCGCCGACCGCCTGCCCCTGGTGGACATCTCCCTGGAGAGGAAGGGGAGCGACTCCGGCGCGGTGCAGATCATCGTGGGCCGCGAGGACGGGCGCATCACCCACCGCATCCTCGAACCGGACCACGTCTACGCGGAGCTGGACAGCGACACGGGCGCGCTGGAGTGCCTGGAGATTGGCGAGCGCGGCGGCAAGACGCTCATCTTCTTCGAGCGCCCCACGGAGGCCGACGAGGTCTCCGCCCGCTTCTAA
- a CDS encoding AAA family ATPase, protein MSPRSGVEPSAFPEGPPIQERVAALEVLSPQEIDARLGDLGYRGQSEARRAASVLAYRHLRRIRRLYLEGLEPEPGTRENALFLGPTGSGKTFLVELMFREILGVPTVLADATQFSETGYVGDDVSTLLSRLYEAAERDAAWAACGVICMDEFDKLATSRSDSRFSGQQTTKDVSGFGVQRSLLHLLSAAQATFPPDFGFTSRIRSESLDMGCITFIACGAFSGFRGTAETMTHVERVGFGRTPGKGGQKDLESIATRITEEHLENTTAFSRYGFIPELIGRFNRLVSFNPLDAATLGDILQDNVLRTWEREFAHEGLELTVDAGVREWIVARALKRETGARGLRTALAPVLEQAAYEHFGHGKAATVRLVLKDDAVHAVRG, encoded by the coding sequence ATGTCTCCCCGTTCCGGCGTCGAACCCTCCGCCTTCCCCGAAGGCCCGCCCATCCAGGAGCGCGTGGCCGCGCTGGAGGTGCTGTCGCCGCAGGAGATCGACGCGCGCCTGGGAGACCTGGGCTACCGGGGCCAGTCCGAGGCCCGCCGCGCGGCCTCCGTGCTCGCCTACCGCCACCTGCGCCGCATCCGCCGGCTGTACCTGGAGGGGCTGGAGCCCGAGCCCGGCACCCGAGAGAACGCCCTCTTCCTGGGCCCCACCGGCTCCGGCAAGACGTTCCTCGTGGAGCTGATGTTCCGGGAGATCCTGGGCGTGCCCACCGTGCTCGCGGACGCCACCCAGTTCTCCGAAACGGGCTACGTGGGCGACGACGTCAGCACCCTGCTGTCCCGCCTCTACGAAGCCGCGGAGCGCGACGCGGCGTGGGCCGCCTGCGGCGTCATCTGCATGGACGAGTTCGACAAGCTCGCCACCAGCCGCTCCGACAGCCGCTTCTCCGGCCAGCAGACCACCAAGGACGTGAGCGGCTTCGGCGTGCAGCGAAGCCTGCTGCACCTGCTCTCCGCGGCGCAGGCCACCTTCCCGCCGGACTTCGGCTTCACCAGCCGGATCCGCTCCGAATCCCTGGACATGGGCTGCATCACCTTCATCGCCTGCGGCGCCTTCAGCGGCTTCCGGGGCACGGCGGAGACCATGACCCACGTGGAGCGCGTGGGCTTTGGCCGCACGCCCGGCAAGGGTGGCCAGAAGGACCTGGAGTCCATCGCCACGCGCATCACCGAGGAGCACCTGGAGAACACCACCGCGTTCTCCCGCTACGGCTTCATCCCGGAGCTGATTGGCCGCTTCAACCGGCTGGTGTCCTTCAACCCGCTGGACGCGGCCACGCTGGGGGACATCCTCCAGGACAACGTGCTGCGCACCTGGGAGCGCGAGTTCGCCCACGAGGGCCTGGAGCTCACCGTGGACGCGGGCGTGCGCGAGTGGATCGTCGCCCGCGCCCTCAAGCGCGAGACGGGCGCTCGCGGCCTGCGCACCGCCCTGGCCCCCGTGCTGGAGCAGGCCGCCTACGAGCACTTCGGCCACGGCAAGGCCGCCACCGTGCGCCTGGTGTTGAAGGACGACGCCGTGCACGCCGTGCGCGGCTGA